CTACACCGAGCGCTCGCCCACATTCGGTCTTTAAGtgtttgttaacattttggttgttttcttctctcccacTTTTGTGgcacctgccctccctcccacccgggTGAGAGAGCGACCTCAGCTTTCTAACGGgctgctttttctccttcttagGGTGGGAGTGAGGTTCTCTTATGGCTGCAGAGTTGATtttagttttctccttttctgtatttGCGACTGTTAAccttctccaacagtgagaaaccaggCTGACATTATCCTTAATATGTAAACTGATTTGATCAGTCCCCCTGGGTGTAATCAATCTCCCAACACTGCCACTATCCCCTGCCACTCAGGGATACCACCCTGCTCCACTCGGGTTCTGACCCCCAGCTTCGTGCCACGTGGCTCCCCTCCTTTgcccacccaggccccagcacCCTTTCTAGGCTCTTCTCCTGTATGGGTGCTCTTGTGACCGTTTGGGCTTTGACTCGCCACCCCGGGCCACCCTGTACGGATGCCCTCCTCGCCCTGCCTGGGCTCCAGCACCCACCACAGGCCACGCTCCACCCAGGCACCTACTGCGCCCCGGCCCACCCAACCGCTGTAGGACCGATATattcagggagggagggaaggggaaagtggATGGAAACAGGGGCTTGCGCTCCCGAAAGAAAGACTGAGTGTCTGAGTTAGTAACCGTCCTTTAGTATAAATAAActaatattaaatacattttaagtacCAGTATTTTGTCTTTCTAACAGGTTATGAAGTTCatggaatggaaaaaataccAGAAGAAGGACCAGCACTGATCATTTTTTATCATGGAGCTATTCCCATCGATTTTTACTACttcatggctaaaatttttatCCATAAAGGCAGAACTTGCCGAGTAGTAGCTGatcactttgtttttaaaattccaggtaAACTTTCACTGTAGCTGgtgatataaaaatgtttaattaacaTAATCAAATTATGTGACAGTCTGTATGTCTTTGAGTTTAGTACCTATTTTAGgtaatatatctaaatataaaaacattatggCCAAAAATGTTATCTAATTTCTTTCTCTATTAACAGgtagtcattatttttttaagttaaatccTAAAAGAAATTGTAACTTTTGCCAaacaattaatttatattttgatatagaAGGTAGTTGATTTTTCATGGTGAATTTTTCCATGAGATATTGATTTGGGAGTTTAATTTTATAGTAATTAGTGTTTGATTACTGTCAGTTTGATAGCAAatcaaagttaaacaaaattagccaggatatattttgtctttatataatcatataatattgcCTCAGAAATCCTAACCTAAAGAGCCTATTATGTCTCTTATCACACTTGACTTGCTTGGTAGAATTATAACTCTTAAGATTGAggactacattttttttaatattcatgttcATAAAGGCTtcatacctttttaaaaagattaataaactgAATGGTTTCAAACAtgataagagtttaaaaaaaaatcattctaaagtAAACTCATTAAgattaaatcttattttcttctgtCACGAAGTCAGCAGAAACAAGCCAAGAAAGTTTATAGTATGTTCTCTGGAATTGTAAAAGCAAAAGCCAACCATCAACCAGATAAACACCAGACAGTGAATGAAATAACAGTTCTCTTAGTGCCTTTCATAGACATGGTTAATGTTTCCAGCATCCTTGTGTCACTAAAAAGCCGTTTGTACTTTGTGTATAAACTAAATTGGCTATAAAAGGTATTTCATTAGACAGTAATATGATCACTTTATAATAAACTTGGAAactagaggaaagaaaaacatcattATATGGTCTTACCCCCCTAACATGTATCCAGTtatcattttgatttattttgcttcattttttaaaaaattaatttatttacttatttatggctgtgttgggtcttcgtttctgtgcgagggctttctctagttgcggcgagcgggggccactcttcattgcggtgcgcgggcctctcactatcacggcctgtcttgttgcggagcacaagctccagatgcgcaggctcagtagttgtggctcacgggcccagttgctccgcggcatgtgggatcttcccagaccagggctcgaacccgtgtgccctgcattggcaggcagactctcaaccactgcgccaccagggaagccctattttgcttcatttttaatttgcacATCTTCACGTTATGCAAAccgttttgttcttttttttaaaatttaatgtagcattaacattttcccatgttttataaataacattttaaatatatgactaaaatatttacttaactAGTTTTCTCTTATGGaacattaggttgcttccatttttttctttttataaataataaaggtgaatatttttatttagcatttgacttaaaaatttccccctttatgatctttatgatcttgTAATTTATTAAACCTCccctgtttattcatttatcatgaGAATACATCTAGTGAAATCAGTGAACTTTTAACATAGTATAGgatgaaaattatttcttctcaATAATATTGATAATCTTGCTTCAGATCCTTAAATCTATGAGAAGTTTGGTTACTCTGCACAGTTTTCACTATCCATCCCCATATTTCCCAGTCTCAAGGGATAATGTATACAAACATCAGTCCTCTAAAGTTCCAGTTTAGGATttggttaaaatatttaattgctgATAGGATTATTTCCTTCATCCATAAATGGTTGTAATTTGAAAAACTGTATAATATTGAGACTGGAATTAATTGTTCCTGAGCCAACCACTCACTTTATTAAAAACTCTTAATGATATTGCTATTATTGCTATAattgttgatttaaaaatttttttattgtggaattAGCAGTATGTAACTTTTAATTTCAATAGATTTAACTGTGGCTTACCAATTTTGGTAGGGCTAGACCAGTGAGACTCACATTCTCTTGAGTGATTCTCTTTCTTATAGAGTTAATGGAAGATTAGATGTGTGATTGCTGATGGGATGTCCTTTCTGATTGCTCTAATAAATACTGTAGACAGTGTTTGGCCATGAGATGCAGTGGAAGGAGCTTTGGACTAGATATACCTGGACCGGAATCTCTGCCCTGCCCTTTGCTAGGTGTGTGACTTGGAGCAAGCTTCTTAACTCTCTGAGTcaactttcctcatctgtaaaatggggataagaatccCTATTTtcccaggtgtttttttttttttttttttttggccgccacacagcacggcatgtgggatcttagttcaccgacaagggatcgaacctgtgccccctgcagtggaagcatggagtcttaaccactggaccaccagggaagtcccatgagttTTAATTAAGAATTTGAATATGTAGCCAGAGTAGTAGGTGATCACTGAGGAAGTAATCAACAAGACATAGCTATTAATTTACCAGCAATATTAATCTTATGTTAACCTTAAGAGTTgttgttggtttaaaaaaaagtaaaaaaaagaatttactgaTTTAAGTATAGATAGTACATTATGTAGGTTGTGAAGATTTTTGCTCTTGAAGAATTGGACAAGAAGTACTTAAGATATATCTTCATGCTAATGTTTCTTACAGGGTTTAGTTTATTACTTGATGTATTTTGTGCTATACATGGACCAAGAGAAAAATGTGTTGAAATTCTGCGGAGTGGTCACTTGTTAGCTATCTCACCAGGTGGTGTTCGAGAAGCCCTGATTAGCGATGAGACCTACAACATCGTGTGGGGTAATCGTAAAGGCTTCGCTCAGGTTGCAATTGATGCAAAAGTGGTGAGTTGTATAAAACTGATTATTAAAGGAAAGCTATgtctactttaaaataaatgcttaaataGCTTAAGAGTATATCAGAATTTAGATACTGTCATTGCACTACTGTAAAAATTAGTGTCTGTAATTCTAAGataacaataaagaaatattCCTTGTGCATGGGAAGCCATCTTTATAAAAAAATTCAATCTGGAAATTTGCAAATATCTAGCAAAGCTTTATTTTATGCTTCAAAATCCAGCTTCTTTTAATCAgatttatgaaattttttgtattCCTTCAGTTATACTTTTTTTCACAAGTATAATCAATCCAACTCTGTGTATTTTAATCCTTTGGTTCAACTGAGTTGGCGTGTTTCAGTGATGGCTATTGGTTGGTTTCATTATAATTCTTGTATCTGTGACCAATTTATATAACAATAGAGCTCAAATAATATATGGTTTCTACCATTTTTCATCAGCAAATGTGATCAGCTCTCTAATAGTATgaataaagatgagaaagagatATTGGTGTAAtttagatctttttaaaagaacGAATTTGTCAATAAAATTAAGTGTTCCTCTGGGATTCACTGTAATTATTCTACTTAGTAAACTGGAAAATCTGAATGccatcttgttcttttcttttgctttggaaAGTATATCTAAGCTTTTTGGTCTCTGTATTGTACTTTATCCTATGAAACATTTATTACTTATGgaatgtttcttctttgttttctgtttgttttcatttcagattgtctatcagaaaaagaaatcatagcACTTGACAAGGTAGTTTTCTTTTCCAGCCAATAGTTAGAGACTGCTGCTAATACtttcacatttctgtttttgtgtgtgtgtttccactgCTGTCATGTAGACACCAGTCTGCACCCTTAGCTTGCCTGTTCATCTTGCAGATACAGACTTttgattaaaaaggaaaggatTATGGATGACTCCGTCTAACCCAAAAGCAACATTGAAgaagaatggacatttttccctttattttttaattgcagagttacaataaaataaatacaattgagCTCTATTCTCTACTgtacatatttgtatatgtaatCCCTAGAAGTAAGTTTTGCTATAGTGCTTTAACAATGTGATCTTGGTATAAGTTAATGTACTTGTCCAAGTGTTTAATAATGGacaacataaaaatttaaacactACTGTCCTATAGTAGATTATAAACTCCCTTAGGACAAAGCCACTTTTTATATTCTGAGTTTCTAGTACAATGACTAGCACTTAGTAGGCTCTCtgtatttgttgaattgattttttaaacacTACAAGAAAGGAGTCTTTTGAATTTAAGTCTATGTTAATAGTATTACTGatacagaaaattaatttatagcccattttattttccaaaaagtcTTATGTACTAAGGTAGAAAACAAAACCTTAGACTTTATGAATAATGTAGAATATAAGATGATATATGCACAGTTGTTCAGAAATTAAGGATAATCAGCGTAAATGTACATTAAAGCAATGATAACAGCTAAAAACTTAAAGATAGTTCAATTTTCAGGTTTGTATTTTGAGAGAATTATTTCTTCCAAGGTTTAAGataaaagtgacaaaaatagATTTGGAATCACACAGATTGATCATGGAATTCTAATTCCTCATCCTTAAGTTACAGTTTTAAGGACCATTGCCTGGAAGAAGTCTTGAAAGCAAAAAATTATATAGAGAAAGAAGCCCTTTTATCAATCCCTGAGTTTCTAGATAATTAATTAAGATAACctagatagggcttccctggtagcgcagtggttaagaatccacctgccaatgcaggggacacgggttctagccctggtccgggaggatcccacctgccgcggagcaactaagcccgtgcgccacaactactgagcctgcgcgctagagcccgcgagccacaactactgaggcccacgggcctagagcccgtgctccacaacaagagaagccacgcaatgagaagcccacgcaccgcaacgaagagtagcccccgctcgctgcaactagagaaagcccgtgcgcagcaacgaagacccaacacagccaaaaaaaaccccgaTAACCTAGATAATTTAAGGTTTTTTATATAAAACTtgagaaaatttaataaacagcCTTTTACaagttaataaacaaaaatctttaacGTTGCTGATTTACAAAATAGCACTGTATCACTGATAAATCTTGTACCACCCTAACCTTTCTTAGCACTTTTAAAGGCTTTATGTTGGTACCCCTGTACAGTAAGTAGGTGACATATGTAATTATTCcaatgttacagatgaggaaactcaggcacaCAGAGATGAAGGGATGGAGGGACCctgtcacacagcaagtcagaaGCAGAGCTTACAGTTCAGGACCGCAGGCAGCTGGTACACTTCACAGTGAGTCCGCCGACCCCAAGATTAGAGGGCCTTGCAGATCCGCGAGGGAAGCCTTTCAGTCACATGAGGATACAGTTGTAAATGGCACCAGCATCTTATTTTAAAGAGCCCTTCTTAGGTCTCACAGAATTCTCATAAACTTTGAATAAAAAGTTACGACTGTTGTTACAAGACTAACCACATTTAAATTGAAACAAAGGAATGGAAATTCAAGTGAAAACAATCTAGGTCATCAATGGAAATTCACAAAATAttggcagaaaatatttaaggCTCATCTGAAAGTTACAGGCTTTTTGATATAATCTAATTCACTCTTATTTTGTGAATTCCTGAGAATTCTGactttgctaagaatttttaGGTAATTTCATAGCTAAATAATTTGGGAGAAGAATGAGCCCATTTAGTCTAATTGGAAAACAAATAACAGatgtaaaagaaaatagcattcatttcaataaaattgtttatatgtattatctcaatCTATAAAAACCTTGAGATgggataattattattattgtcatttcatACATGAAGAAACAGGTTTAGTGACTTGTCCAATGGTTCCCACTTAAATTTTTGTGGCAAAGTTAAGACTCCAAGGCCACACTCTATTCCCCAAGAATAGTTttaacaaaatacacattctctACCTCTTCACACACGTGTACATACATGTACagagatacatgtatacatgtaagCAATTTGATTCTAGGTTACTTATGCAACTACCTTGTTATACAAAGTGTACACaaacaaaggaatgaactacAGTATGAAATTGTAATAAGGTAATGCTTGCAGCTGTAAGGCTGCAAGCTGGAATGTAAATTTAGAAACCAGGGTATAGCCTGGAATACTGAGTTTGTAGGGTGAGCCTTCTCCTGTTAGTATCTTCTAGAAATGCCCAGCTTCTGGAGAGTTAGCCATTTAAAGGATGATATATATACCTGAAGAGTCTTTATAAACTGCATCCTTCAATACTAACTTCGGGGTTCATGCCAGTCAGTAGACGAAAATCTAGCAGCACTGGTCAGAGAAGGCAAAGTGGTATATATATGAGCTGAAAGCTTTCTGTTCCTTCTTGGGCATCTTAAGTTCTCAACTCTAAAGACATTGTAGAAGTATTTAAAACATTAGGATTCCAACCATCACTTTATTCTACAAAACTAGTGGTGGTTTTAGGAAAATcataatctgaattttttttacaaaagagtCAGTCTACTTTGTCTTAGGTGTTAGCTTTGGGAATTAACTCCAtctgattttaaattattcatcGGACTGCTTTTTCTTTACCCGGCTTTCCTGGTTTTAAAATTGCTGCCGCCTGTTTCCTACCCTTTGTATTCAGAGAATACAAGCTAATTCCTTAGAAGCATTTTCTCTCTGTCCTGTTGATTCATTCCTTCTTTAGTTCACCTGTCACACTGTCTTTTAGTACCTGCtttattccaggcactgttctaggtgtttcCAGCAGCGAACGAAACCAAGTCTgctatgggggggggggggtcttccttctagtgaggggagagagagaataaataaatgatcagtTAGGTGATTGAGAGGGAGTAAGTTTTATGAAGAAAGCTGTGCCTGTAGTCTCTTTCCTTTAGTCCACCAGATTTTACTGCTTTCCAAAGCTGAAAAGGAATGGCTTTTTAAATGTCAGcttatttaaatgtttcaaaCCCTGCTCACTCAGGCAGGTAATTCTGTATTAACAAATGCTGATAGTAGACTGTAAGTAAAGTGATCCTCGCCCCCCCCCTCCAATTTTGTCTATTCTAAAACGTCATTTAATTCAGTATATTTTGTGTaccttttaaagtgttttattcaattttttatctACTTCAGTTTCGCCGTGGCGTAACTTCCT
This window of the Balaenoptera musculus isolate JJ_BM4_2016_0621 chromosome 17, mBalMus1.pri.v3, whole genome shotgun sequence genome carries:
- the TMEM68 gene encoding transmembrane protein 68 isoform X4, with amino-acid sequence MEKIPEEGPALIIFYHGAIPIDFYYFMAKIFIHKGRTCRVVADHFVFKIPGFSLLLDVFCAIHGPREKCVEILRSGHLLAISPGGVREALISDETYNIVWGNRKGFAQVAIDAKVPIIPMFTQNIREGFRSLGGTRLFRWLYEKFRYPFAPMYGGFPVKLRTYLGDPIPYDPKITAEELAARTKDAVQALIDKHQRIPGNVMSALLERFHNKQKIN
- the TMEM68 gene encoding transmembrane protein 68 isoform X2 produces the protein MIDKNQTCGTGQDSMPYMTCLIHVLEEWFGVEQLEDYWNFANYLLWVFTPLILLILPYFTIFLLYLTIIFLHIYKKKNVLKEAYSHNLWDGARKTVATLWDGHAAVWHGYEVHGMEKIPEEGPALIIFYHGAIPIDFYYFMAKIFIHKGRTCRVVADHFVFKIPGFSLLLDVFCAIHGPREKCVEILRSGHLLAISPGGVREALISDETYNIVWGNRKGFAQVAIDAKVMRKLRHTEMKGWRDPVTQQVRSRAYSSGPQAAGTLHTHYSYVYTKYSRRI